The stretch of DNA CCTCGGCTTCGATGACCTCGTAGTCGTCCTCGGCCGCTGCAGCGCCGGCGCCGCCGAGCGCGGTCGCAGCGGTCGCCACCGCGGCGAGCGAGCGAACGTAGTTTCGGCGGGTTAATCCGGTGTTGCGGCCTGTAGTCGGAGCGGATTCCGTCTCGGACGTACGGGGGTTCTGCGCCATACACTTGCGTAACATCGGCTTGTGCTCATAAACTTTTTCTTGCACTTGCGCTTTAAATTTACAGACTATATTTCTAACACTACAAAAAAGGGCACAATCTATGCGAATTCATTCACGAATATACGAACGTGTCGGCGGCGAAGAGGCGGACCGTAATACCGTATTTTCCGAGGAAACCAGGCAATATCGCGCGACGGAGCGCGTTCGACGCGCGATTCGACGCTGGTCGTCCACGCGCTCGAGCCAGGGGCGGAGCACTGTTTCGACTCCGACAGCCACGTGTTTCCCCGCTCGTAATACGCTATTACCCGGCGGGACGGCGGCTCACCGCCCGACTTGGTTCCCGTCCTCGAGTGGGCGATTCGTGTGGCGTCTCTCCCGGGTATTTTGTCGGTGCCATCCGGACACGATTCGCGGTGGTGGCGCTTCGCGCGTTCGACCGTCCGCGGAACGCCAGATCGATCCGAATTCGTGCGGACGAGCCGTCGAATCGGACGCGGTCGTCCGGCGACGAGCCGTTTCGACCGAAGCCGAACAAACGGTGCGACGCGAACGGCCGGGGCCGATCGGCGATCAGGCGTCGCTGACGGCGTACATCTCGAACTCGTCGTTCGAGATGACCTTGTTCGTGCCCCGGTCGGTATCGAGCCCCTCGAACGCGGCTCGCCGGTAGTTCAGTTCCTTGTAGACGGCGAACTCCTTGGTCTTGTCCCACTCGGTGACGACGAAGTAGTACTCGTCGGTGGGATAGGCGCCGCTGTAGTTGCCGTCCGAGAACCGAGTGGCGTTGACCGTCCCGGTCGACGCCGACGCGCCGCCGATGGTATCACCGCCGCCGGAGATCCCGTTGATCCCGTGATCGTACCGGTACGGATCGTATCCCATGCCCGCGTAGGGGGTCCCGTCGGCGCCGTGCTCCAACCCGTCTTCGTAGCCGCTCATCATCTCGGGCGTCACGTGCTGGCCCGGATTGTAGATCAGCGGCGACGCGAACACCGTCATCAGGCCCAGCACGAGACAGGTTCCGAGCACCAGCGCCGTGATCGCGTTCGCGCCGGGTCTCGAGATCGTCCGCGAGAGCCCGCCCGCGAGCTGTGCCAGCGCGACGCCGGCGAGGATCGTGATGAGCACGTAAATGAAGCCGATCTGTCGGAACGCCATCGTCGGGGTCCCGACGAAGTAGACCGCGAACAGGCCGCCGAGCGGAATGAGCCCGAGCGCCAGATAGTTGACGAGCGACCGGGCTTCACCGTCGAGACTCGTCCGACCGAGCCAGAGCGCCAGTACGAACAGGCCGACGACGAGACCGATGATCGCCGCGTCGAGAAACAGCTTCACGAACAGTTCGCTGAGACTGCCGCCGATGTCGGTCAGCGACGTCCCCCGCTGGTTGACCTCGGTCCCGGCACCGATGTCCTGTGCGAGCAGGCCGTACACGAGCCCCGACGCGGCGTTCCTGAACCGTTCGTTGCCCAGCGCCCAGAGTCCGAACATTCCACCAAGTGTGATCGTGTGCGCGTACGTCGTCGGGTGCTCGAGCATCGGATGGTCGTCGAACCGTCGACGGGCGAGGTACTGGACGCCGCTGATCGCGCCGACGAGGATGACGACGTTGAACATCTGCTGGGGGTGGACCAGCAGGAGCGCGAGCGCGGTCAGATAGACGAGCGCGCTGAACGGCGAGAGGCCGAGCGGGAGTCGCTCGGCCGTCGCCCGACGCCGGAGGTAGGCGACGATCGCGAAGACCACGGGCGGAACGAGAAACAGCGCGTTCGAGTTGGTGTGGATGCCCATGAACGTCGCGATGTTGTTGACTGGCAACACCATCCAGGAGACGATCGCGGCGAGCCCGACCGCCGCGCCGCCGCCGGCCACGTCGCGGACGACCAGCGGAACGAAGAGCAGAAACGGAACGAAGAGGACGACCATCCCGATCAGGAGTCCGCGCTCGATCGGGACCCCGCCGACGAAGTGGAGGACCGTCGCGATCGCGTGCAGCCCCGGATAGAACAGCTCGTGCGGGGCGGTTCCGCCGTTGACGATGTCCCGCGTCCAGCCGAGATGCGTGAGCGCGTCGCCCATTCCGGCGAACCGATAGTTCCGGATCACGGGGAGGCTCACGATGGCCGTGACCGTCGTCGCCCCCAGCGCGATTCCGAACACCTGCTGGCGGCCGCGACAGGAGAGCGATGTCCCGACCGCGATCGCGAGCGCGATCGCGAACCCGAGCCAGGTAGTCGTCGGCGGCCCGGCGTACGCCGACGCCTCGTAGGCGGTCGCCGGATTCGCCCTCGCCACCAGAATACCCGCTGCGAGCGCGAGAAATCCGATCGCGACCGTCACGTTGAGCGTCGATCGTCTCATGCGCTCTCACCGGACGCGTACGGACCAGTCTCGATGCCCATGTGTTGCTCCACTCGTCGGCCCTGTCGGGGTTTGTTATACGGAACCTACCCGCGAAACCACCAGCAGGGACCGGTTACGCGCCCGTCAGACCGACCGCCGAATCGAGCCCGATTACCGTCACGCTTCCCGCTCGAGTTGGCGAGTCGATCGCCGATCACACACGGACGGCGATTCCGAGGATAGTCCAGGATCGAGTATGCGTCCCCTATCGGCTCCGAACGGTCGTCTATGAATCGCTTTCTCGATTTCCGATCGATCAACGGTTCTGCCGGTTTTTGTAGCCGGTCGTGATCCGATCGTCCAACGAGGAATCCCGCTCGCATGTCATCGATCATCATCGACCGAATTGCAGTCGACGACGGAACCCTCGAGTGTTCGGTTCGGCCTTCGCCCGACCTCGAGCGGTTCTTCACGGACGAATCGTTCCGTACCAGTTACGACACGTCGATCGCGGACGTGCCGGAGGGTGTGCTCGCGATCCCCGTCCTCGCGCAGGTCTGTCCGGTCGCGTGGGCCAACGGGGCCGACGTCTACGTCGACGAGGTCGACGCGACGTTCGCTCGGGCGCTCGAGGACGTGAAAGCGTCGCTGTGCGAGATGCACGACTTCCTCGAGGGGGGGACACTCTACGCGCGGCGGACGATCGAGCCCGAGCCCGAGCCGAGCGACGAGAGCGGATTGCTCTTTACCGGCGGCGTCGACTCGACGTGTTCGTACGTCCGCCACCGCGAGGAGTCGCCGGCGCTGGTCAGCATCCGGGGCTGGACGATCAGCCCGGACCCCGCCGACGACGAGAAGTGGGACGCCCTCAGGACGCGCGTCGCCGACTTCGCCGACGACCACGGCTGCGAGACCGAGTTCGTCGACTCGAACATGCTCTCGTTCCTCGATCACCCCATGCTGTTGGCCCACTACAAGCGCTACGTCGACGGCGGCTGGTACAGCTCCGTCGGCCACGGGCTGGGGCTGCTCGGCCTCTGCGCGCCCGCGGCCTACGCGCGCGGGATGGAAGACCTCTACGTCGCCGCGACTCACTGGGAGGGGATCGACCTCGAGTGGGGGTCCCGCCCCGATATCGACGAGCACGTCCGGTGGGCCGGCACGCGGTGTCACCACGACGCCTACGAACTCACTCGCCAGGAGCGCCTCGACGTCATCGCCGACTACGTCCGCAGCGAGGACCCGACGCTCCAGCTCCAGACCTGTAACGACCAGATGGCGGGCAACTGCGGCGAATGTGAAAAGTGTTACCGCACTGCAGTCGGGCTCCGCCTCTCGGGGCTCGAGCCGGCCGAGCACGGCTATCCGTTCTCGGACGCGGACTACCCGCGACTCCGGCGCTCGCTCGAGCGCGGCGACTGGGTCCTCGGGCAAGACGAGCGCTACATGTGGGCGGACATCCGCGATCGCGCTCGCCGGACGGAGCCGGCCACGCCGGCCGAACGGACGTTCTTCGAGTGGCTCGAGGCCGCGGATCTGGACGAGCTCATCTCCGCGTCGGCGCCGCCGCTCAGCCATCGCCTCCTCCGGGCCGGCGCGAGAAACGCCCCCACGACCGTCTACAACGTCGCTTACCCGGCCTGGATCACGGCGAAGGCCGGCCTTCGTCGCGTGCGCTCCGATCGCTAGCACCTCTCGGCGACCCGTCCCGGTGGTCCCCCCACCGTCTTCCGCCCGGCACGCTTTTGCCGCCCTATGTTAACGGATACCAATATGGTGCGATGGACGTAGCATTCGACGATCTGGCTTCGGTCCTGCTCGAGCACGCCCAGGACAAACTCGCGATCGTCGACGAGGCGGGCGCGTACGTCTACGTCAACGAGGCGAGCCGCGCGCTCCTCGGATACGAGCCGGAGCGACTCGTCGGCGAGCACGGCCTCGACTACGTCCATCCGGAGGACAGGCGGACGGTCGCGGAGCGGTTCGAGCGGATCGGCGGGGCGTGCGCGTCGTCGGCGACGGTCCGGTATCGCCACGCGACCCGAAGCGGCGGGTGGGTCTGGCTGGAAAGTCGGTTCACGGCCCTGCCGGACGAGACCCTCGACGGCTACGTCGTCAGTTCGCGAGACATCACGGAGCTGGTGACCGCGGAGCGGGATCGCCGCGACGCCGAAAGTCGGCTTCGGACGATCGCCGGGGCGGTCGGCGATGTCCTGTGGATATTCGACGGCGACTGGAGCGAACTCCTGTTCGTCAACCCGGCCTACGAGGACGTCTTCGGGCAGTCCGTCGCGGAACTCGAGGCGGAGCCGCGGGGATTTCTGGCGGTCGTCCATCCCGACGACGTCTCCCGCGTCCGGAGGGCGATGGACCGCGCGTCGGCCGGCGAAGCCATCGACGTCGAGTACCGCGTCGACCCGGACGCGGACTACGGCCGCTGGGTCTGGGTCCGGGCCGAGCCGATCGTCGAGGACGGCGACGTCGTCCGGATCGTCGGCTTCTCGCGCGATATCACCGGCCGGCGGCGGCGGGAACGGCAACTCGCGGTCATGGACAACCTCCTTCGGCACAACCTGCGGAACGATCTGGCCGTCATCCTCGGCAACGCCGAGTGTATCGCCGGGGAGACCGGCGACCCGTCTCGCGGGCGCGCGGAGACCATCCGCCGACAGGGCCGAGAACTCCTCGAGAGCGCCGACAAGCAACGCGAGATCATCGACCTCCTCACGGCTCGACCGATTCCGTCGTCGATCGATCTCGCTGCCATCGTCGCCGACGCGGTCGAGACGATCGAGGAGCGACATCCCGACGCAGCGATCGAAACGACGTGTCCGGAGTCGGCGATCGCGCGGGGCCTCCACGAGATCGAGTCGGCCGTGACTGAACTGCTCGAGAACGCCGTGCGCCACGGAACGGACGATCCGCCGGCGCTGTCGGTCGCCGTGCGCGCCGACCGGGAGACGGTCGCGGTCGAAATTCGGGATCGGTGTCCGCCGATCCCGGAGGTCGAGTTTCGCGTCCTGACCGGCGACTGGGAGATGAACGACGTCTATCACACGTCCGGCCTCGGACTGTGGCTCGTCTACTGGATCGTCGACCTCTCGGACGGCGACATCTCGTTCGACCGATCGGAGACGGGGAACACGATTACCGTGACGCTCCCGCGAGAACAGTCGTAGGGTCGGGACGCGTCGTCGTTACTCCATGTAGCCGAGCCCCTTCAGCCGATCTTCGACGTCGTCGAAGTCCTCGTCCACCGTCTCGCTGTTCTCGATCTGCGTGACCGACGTGCGCTCGACCTTGGTCTCCGCGGGCGTCCCCGCCTCGTCGAAGGCGTCGAACAGCACGCGCCCGTCGGCGTTTTCCGGCACCGGTTCGCCGATCCCGTGAAGCAGGGTCGGGGCGATATCGACCACTCGAGCGCCCCGCAGCGTCGCGCCGGGCGCGACCGAGGGGCCGCGACAGAGGACGATCCCCTCGCTGCGGTGGCTCGCGTCGTACGTTCCGGTGTCGCCGAGCACCGTGTCCGACATCCCGCTTCGGGACTCGTACGCCCCCCGCCCGCCGACGACCAGGTCCGGCGACCGGTCGTCCGTCGGGAACAGGTCGTCCCCGTCGTGAACCTCGAGCAGCGGGTCGCCGTCCTCGCCGGTCGCCGACTCGAACGTGGCTCTGATATCGGCCTTTACCTGCGGCAGTTCGCTCGGCGAGACGACGCCGTTGTCGAAGCGCTCGGTGTCGTTGATGTAGCAGTTGCCCGTGTCGTGAACGAACGCGACGGTACGGTCGTAGTCCACGTCGTAGAGGGAGTGATCGCCGGGAATCTGTTCGGCGACCGAGTCGACCAGTCGACGAGGCAGCGACTGGACGAGGGTCTCTTCGGTGATCCCGACGCGATTGAGTGCGCCCGTGATGGAGTCCCGGGAGATCCCGAGGCTCGCGAGCGCGCCGCGAGTGCCCTCGTCCTCGCGGCGGAACAGGTACCCCTCCTGCTCGAGGATGCGATTGACGTAGACGAGCTCCTCGATCGGACCGAAGCCGTGGTCGGAGACGACGTAGAGATCCGCGTCGTGGTCGTCCGTGTACTCGATGACCTCGCCGAGCACCTGGTCGAGTTTCTTGTAGTGGGCGAGCA from Natrinema salaciae encodes:
- a CDS encoding PAS domain-containing sensor histidine kinase; amino-acid sequence: MDVAFDDLASVLLEHAQDKLAIVDEAGAYVYVNEASRALLGYEPERLVGEHGLDYVHPEDRRTVAERFERIGGACASSATVRYRHATRSGGWVWLESRFTALPDETLDGYVVSSRDITELVTAERDRRDAESRLRTIAGAVGDVLWIFDGDWSELLFVNPAYEDVFGQSVAELEAEPRGFLAVVHPDDVSRVRRAMDRASAGEAIDVEYRVDPDADYGRWVWVRAEPIVEDGDVVRIVGFSRDITGRRRRERQLAVMDNLLRHNLRNDLAVILGNAECIAGETGDPSRGRAETIRRQGRELLESADKQREIIDLLTARPIPSSIDLAAIVADAVETIEERHPDAAIETTCPESAIARGLHEIESAVTELLENAVRHGTDDPPALSVAVRADRETVAVEIRDRCPPIPEVEFRVLTGDWEMNDVYHTSGLGLWLVYWIVDLSDGDISFDRSETGNTITVTLPREQS
- a CDS encoding alkaline phosphatase family protein is translated as MSGSTTPSERAFVLGLDGVPWRLIEQWSDEGELPNIARMREEGASGTLDSTRPPTTPLAWPSIATGVWPDKHGIYGFQNLSSEYSHEMYTSRDLAQPALWDQLGPAHVGNVPMTYPAREIDGTMVTGMMTPSTDREFTHPPDLQDEIESRIPNYEISLDYPEYADRLDDFEAAVDDMLAKRRELMRIQMDRAGDDWQLFFFVYTAPDRFQHLIWDGDRLLAHYKKLDQVLGEVIEYTDDHDADLYVVSDHGFGPIEELVYVNRILEQEGYLFRREDEGTRGALASLGISRDSITGALNRVGITEETLVQSLPRRLVDSVAEQIPGDHSLYDVDYDRTVAFVHDTGNCYINDTERFDNGVVSPSELPQVKADIRATFESATGEDGDPLLEVHDGDDLFPTDDRSPDLVVGGRGAYESRSGMSDTVLGDTGTYDASHRSEGIVLCRGPSVAPGATLRGARVVDIAPTLLHGIGEPVPENADGRVLFDAFDEAGTPAETKVERTSVTQIENSETVDEDFDDVEDRLKGLGYME